Proteins from a genomic interval of Trichoderma breve strain T069 chromosome 2, whole genome shotgun sequence:
- a CDS encoding alpha/beta hydrolase fold domain-containing protein translates to MNRLNTTSVSLAVTPTVVSTLFSHYLNKKNLKEHPTTHLSYDEGLHLIRSFLEYASQHTVEEIQGFTGQWVPHPQWVKLESVTIPDEHLGRAAELIEGELGPDGIRQVGGRKWWHWRGPKGPLEAEWIEMRADANERKKNNEPLRRVMLYLQRHARKLKARVFAPRTIIFAGDSAGGGMVTSMLCLLRDQGIPLPAGGILISPWVDLTHSFPSVALETPLDYIPQSGFHHKPSRAWPPPNDDDVRMLKEEADKRKKSDKKRAPSTAELEQKQQDPVVPIVDGETGVHIDSAGVHTETEKFLTVTIDGELITMKDQIQMYTTNALLSHPLVSPVKQPTLGGLPPLLITVGGGELLRDEQIYLAHKRLLAKYKPTYVQLQVWDDLCHVAPTLSFTSPAKYMYRSIAQFGAWALARAQNRDIEIMDDDAISVITSSGSDTEAGGQEEQDQNKDKEPADELTPSEVGRAGDPLPPFKNYMIRQRIARNGAILPLPLETDLPGCNMKPEEIGIIKEGPVRKWLETKGTWDHKYASAKAKTHKKIIKEMIVGYKDFGPDERPPPTALAGRIPLGTELQPGKRRKSFGLAIWSLWGSKHDEMTVEREQKANYEPEMQAVTPELTNEVPLDSGGDKRGHSRRPSRQRIVRDEHQTGSEETEGETVVEQLIAMRREQEAAHDGLLSPDYSPDTGVAGKRPFLDGIALPFSIKNDAETASMITLNSAMTPGSRPMSPSPGPAFVGVTDSKAELVEEKPTANGVAEDNEKVEAERPGIETFVTAQEDLPQVKIET, encoded by the exons ATGAACAGGCTTAACACGACGTCGGTTTCTCTGGCCGTAACGCCAACGGTGGTTTCCACCTTGTTTTCACAC TAcctgaacaagaagaacttgAAAGAGCACCCGACCACGCATCTGTCGTACGACGAGGGGCTGCACCTTATTCGATCGTTCCTCGAGTATGCCTCTCAACACACTGTCGAAGAGATTCAGGGATTCACGGGCCAATGGGTCCCGCACCCGCAATGGGTCAAGCTGGAGAGCGTGACCATTCCTGACGAACACCTCGGCCGAGCAGCAGAATTAATCGAGGGGGAGCTGGGACCTGATGGCATCCGACAGGTTGGCGGCAGGAAATGGTGGCACTGGCGAGGTCCGAAAGGTCCTTTGGAGGCCGAGTGGATTGAGATGCGAGCGGATGCCAATGAGCGGAAGAAGAATAACGAGCCACTGCGTCGTGTGATGCTTTAT TTACAACGCCACGCGAGAAAGCTGAAAGCTAGAGTCTTTGCACCGCG CACGATCATCTTTGCTGGAGACTCGGCAGGTGGTGGTATGGTAACGTCCATGCTGTGCCTTCTTCGAGACCAAGGCATTCCATTGCCCGCCGGTGGCATTCTCATTAGCCCTTGGGTTGACTTGACGCACTCGTTTCCAAGCGTTGCCCTCGAGACACCGCTGGATTACATACCACAGTCAGGGTTCCACCATAAGCCATCCAGGGCGTGGCCACCGCCTAATGACGATGATGTGAGGATGCTCAAGGAAGAGGCGgacaagcgcaagaagagcGACAAGAAACGAGCTCCGTCTACGGCTGAGCtagagcagaagcagcaggacCCCGTGGTTCCGATAGTTGATGGCGAAACCGGCGTTCATATTGATAGCGCTGGTGTTCACACCGAGACGGAAAAGTTTTTGACCGTTACAATCGATGGAGAGCTGATCACCATGAAAGACCAGATTCAA ATGTATACAACAAATGCTCTTCTATCACACCCGTTGGTGAGCCCCGTCAAGCAGCCGACGCTTGGTGGACTGCCACCTCTTCTAATTACTGTCGGAGGTGGTGAGCTTCTTCGTGACGAGCAGATTTACTTGGCTCACAA GAGACTACTAGCCAAGTATAAGCCTACCTATGTGCAGCTCCAAGTGTGGGACGATCTGTGCCACGTTGCTCCGACTTTGAGCTTTACAAGCCCtgccaagtacatgtacaggtCGATTGCGCAGTTTGGAGCCTGGGCCCTAGCGCGTGCTCAGAACAGAGATATTGAGATTatggatgacgatgcgaTCTCCGTCATCACGAGCTCTGGCTCTGATACAGAAGCTGGGGGGCAGGAAGAACAAGACCAgaataaagacaaagagcCAGCGGATGAATTGACCCCATCAGAGGTTGGAAGAGCAGGAGATCCGCTCCCACCATTCAAGAATTATATGATTCGACAGCGAATTGCTCGGAATGGCGCTATTTTGCCTCTTCCACTGGAAACAGATCTGCCTGGATGCAACATGAAGCCTGAAGAGATTGGAATCATTAAAGAAGGCCCTGTTAGAAAGTGGCTAGAAACCAAGGGCACATGGGACCACAAATATGCCagtgccaaagccaaaacGCATAAAAAGATTATTAAAGAAATGATTGTTGGTTATAAAGATTTTGGCCCGGATGAGCGTCCGCCGCCAACTGCACTGGCTGGGCGAATACCCCTGGGCACAGAGTTGCAGCcagggaagagaagaaagagttTCGGCCTAGCCATCTGGTCCCTTTGGGGATCAAAGCATGACGAGATGacggtggagagagagcagAAAGCTAATTACGAGCCCGAGATGCAAGCCGTTACTCCGGAGTTGACTAACGAGGTTCCGTTGGACTCTGGAGGCGACAAACGTGGGCATAGCCGCAGACCTTCCCGTCAGCGGATTGTGCGAGATGAGCATCAGACTGGCAGCGAAGAGACGGAGGGGGAAACTGTTGTGGAGCAATTGATTGCCATGCGCCGAGAGCAGGAGGCAGCTCACGATGGGCTTCTCAGCCCGGATTATTCGCCTGACACGGGCGTGGCTGGAAAGAGGCCGTTCCTCGACGGCATCGCCTTGCCGTTCAGCATTAAGAATGACGCAGAAACGGCGAGCATGATTACGCTCAATTCAGCAATGACGCCTGGGTCGCGACCTATGAGCCCTTCGCCTGGACCGGCATTTGTTGGCGTGACGGACTCCAAGGCAGAATTGGTTGAGGAGAAGCCGACTGCTAATGGGGTGGCTGAAGATAATGAGAAGGTCGAAGCAGAGCGTCCGGGCATTGAGACTTTTGTGACAGCTCAAGAAGACTTGCCGCAGGTCAAGATAGAGACGTGa
- a CDS encoding pre-rRNA-processing protein TSR2 domain-containing protein, translated as MASTEAAQLPPAALRQSNFEQAVACALHLWPALTLAVQNNWGGPDSADKRDWFAGAIVDLFPEFTDAQPGAPANTASAVDEPDMEDVETVLLQVMIDEFEVNTDDDSGLEVARSIVKARSECAIGEFNDEVKKLSERFANRKGTKVDQMFKKAEDEDQDTDWESGDSGEDDEDNEGDVDMDEAPPLAPVVKEKPAPEIDEDGFIKVTKKKR; from the exons atggcATCTACAGAGGCAGCGCAGTTGCCGCCGGCGG CACTCCGGCAGTCCAACTTCGAACAAGCAGTGGCATGCGCCCTTCACCTATGGCCGGCCTTGACCCTCGCGGTGCAGAACAACTGGGGAGGCCCCGACTCTGCAGACAAGCGAGACTGGTTTGCTGGTGCCATCGTCGATCTGTTTCCTGAATTCACCGATGCGCAGCCCGGAGCGCCTGCAAACACCGCCAGTGCCGTCGATGAACCAGATATGGAGGACGTCGAGACGGTGCTGCTACAAGTTATGATTGACGAGTTCGAGGTCAACACAGATGATGATTCTGGTCTTGAAGTTGCCAGATCCATTGTCAAGGCGCGATCCGAGTGCGCCATTGGCGAATTCAACGACgaggtcaagaagctgagcgaGCGATTCGCGAATCGAAAGGGCACCAAGGTGGATCAGATGTTCAAGAAagccgaggatgaggaccAGGATACCGACTGGGAGTCTGGCGACAGtggcgaggacgatgaagataaTGAAGGCGATGTGGATATGGATGAGGCGCCACCCCTGGCACCTGTTGTCAAGGAAAAGCCTGCCCCTGAAATTGACGAGgacggcttcatcaaggtcaccaagaagaagaggtag
- a CDS encoding BSD domain-containing protein yields MDLAYDHIQEEAYKIPEESGESSKQEDAQTSLNSDIQEAYKAFSASPWGAKIGGFFGNVIKQGESVYTQASKEFAEVGEDAQKGFTSLREAVVNRTRSLSLTTIIPDLSNAEADDSQRTPTNTTAPEAGDGASTQESETVLSRLRTEAAKRLKDLQQAEDAADEALLRFGSNIRDFLRDAISVAPPDESTEGSQVMFESKDAQGKRVIHTSRFEAQLHVIHTSPESFAKDPSATEYDQWTKGFDIDEQTDEISGDLAKYPELRATMEKLVPDQIPYADFWKRYYFLRHGIETAESRRRDLLKAASTEDEVGWDDDSEEEEEEDDSEEDEKSTKPTPTDKSAVAVGKGKKPEKSNDEKSEAETDASYDVVGAASGKTSQLPSQTPNSPKEPKKKGEKRDSDEDSDDDSEGDDDDSDEDWE; encoded by the exons ATGGATCTCGCATATGATCATATCCAGGAGGAAGCCTACAAGATCCCCGAGGAGTCTGGAGAGAGCTCTAAGCAGGAAGATGCGCAAACTTCCCTGAATAGCGATATCCAGGAAGCTTACAAGGCATTCTCCGCAAGCCCGTGGGGCGCCAAGATCGGAGGCTTCTTTGGTAATGTAATCAAGCAG GGCGAATCCGTCTACACTCAAGCTTCCAAGGAGTTTGCCGAGGTCGGCGAGGATGCGCAGAAGGGATTCACCAGTTTGCGAGAAGCCGTCGTAAATAGAACCCGATCGCTTtctctcaccaccatcatccccGACTTGTCCaacgccgaggccgacgatAGCCAAAGGACCCCGACGAATACAACAGCCCcggaagctggagatggcgcTTCCACCCAAGAGTCTGAAACTGTGCTGTCGCGCCTAAGGACTGAGGCTGCGAAGCGCTTAAAAGATTTGCAACAGGCTGAGGATGCCGCCGACGAAGCTCTGCTCAGATTTGGAAGCAATATTCGAGACTTTTTACGGGATGCGATTAGTGTAGCGCCTCCAGATGAATCAACCGAAGGCAGCCAGGTCATGTTTGAGAGCAAAGATGCTCAAGGAAAGCGAGTGATTCACACTTCAAGATTCGAGGCCCAGCTACATGTCATCCACACATCCCCGGAGAGCTTCGCTAAGGACCCGTCCGCCACGGAATATGACCAATGGACCAAGGGCTTTGACATTGATGAGCAGACTGATGAAATCAGCGGCGACTTGGCCAAATACCCCGAATTACGAGCAACTATGGAAAAGCTAGTGCCGGACCAGATTCCCTACGCCGACTTTTGGAAGAGATACTACTTCTTGCGCCATGGCATTGAGACTGCTGAGTCGCGACGACGTGATCTTCTGAAAG CTGCGTCTACTGAAGACGAGGTTGGTTGGGACGATGACtccgaggaagaagaggaggaagatgattccgaggaagacgaaaaaTCCACAAAGCCTACCCCAACCGATAAATCCGCCGTTGCCGtcggcaagggaaagaagccCGA GAAATCTAATGATGAAAAATCCGAGGCGGAAACCGATGCTAGCTATGATGTTGTTGGAGCGGCTTCAGGAAAGACGAGCCAGCTGCCTAGTCAGACACCAAACAGCCCAAaggagcccaagaagaagggggagaagcGTGATAGTGACGAGGACAGCGACGATGATAgcgaaggcgatgatgacgacagcGATGAGGATTGGGAGTAA